A region from the Lolium perenne isolate Kyuss_39 chromosome 4, Kyuss_2.0, whole genome shotgun sequence genome encodes:
- the LOC127294455 gene encoding uncharacterized protein, with product MAGTKADAKAETSGGGGGSFSEKGLAEKLNKLNSSAASIQTLSHWCVFHRKRARRIVDTWEKQFNNATKDKKVSLLYLSNDILQNSKRKGGEFVNEFWRVLPGSLKDVYGNGGEHGKKVVARLIGIWEERKVFGTRIESLKVEILGENPPTLDNNGNSSNPSPNPTSDLKAAQKDSSTLIKELTLSGMPENVAVAYQSLVDQYFDEDTALNNCKTTANVLEKMDKDVDNACIHGIPQASSLITDLEEQEAILKKCIQQLESVDMARINLINQLKVALNEQEAKSELLRTQLQVARAEAEHAMQLRKRLDGATITNGAGSSSSPPIIMFPSEETTAMISSQFQTVQPATSLPSMTSATDDDPKITAAAMADKLASLSSREQVLSSILSSLAAEQAASLNGGSPSGELSAEPPGFERPKRPRLEQEAGDMGAPPFFAQISQMQQQMGAAPTSLGSTQAPVQANQAPGSLSFAPPPLQPMVSPLMQQFSQNTGGPGGMFGMIPFGMMAGSLPPPLPMLPAGFAMPSGPPPPPPLPPVQNQQQQQQQSPQAPQQSPTSAGFFPTSGTGFFPPVQVQQSPSVQRQ from the exons ATGGCGGGGACGAAGGCGGATGCGAAGGCGGAgaccagcggcggcggcggcggctcgttcAGCGAGAAAGGGCTCGCAGAGAAGCTGAACAAACTCAACAGCTCAGCGGCGAGCATCCAGA CACTTTCACATTGGTGTGTTTTTCACCGGAAGAGAGCCAGAAGAATCGTCGACACATGGGAGAAGCAATTTAATAATGCAACGAAGGATAAGAAAGTTTCTTTACTGTATCTATCAAATGACATCCTGCAAAATAGCAAACGCAAGGGTGGAGAATTTGTGAATGAGTTCTGGAGGGTTCTCCCTGGATCACTGAAAGATGTCTATGGTAACGGGGGAGAACATGGAAAGAAAGTGGTCGCAAGATTG ATAGGGATTTGGGAAGAGCGCAAGGTTTTTGGAACTCGTATTGAGAGCCTGAAAGTTGAAATCCTCGGTGAGAACCCTCCTACATTGGATAACAACGGCAATTCTTCAAATCCTAGCCCTAACCCCACCTCAGATCTCAAAGCTGCCCAGAAGGATTCCAGTACATTAATAAAA GAACTGACTCTTAGCGGGATGCCTGAAAATGTTGCGGTTGCATATCAATCTCTAGTTGATCAATATTTTGATGAAGACACAGCTTTAAACAACTGCAAGACTACTGCTAATGTTTTGGAGAAGATGGACAAAGATGTAGATAATGCTTGTATCCATG GTATTCCACAGGCATCATCATTGATTACGGACCTTGAAGAACAGGAAGCAATCCTGAAGAAGTGTATACAGCAACTTGAAAGTGTTGACATGGCTAGGATAAACCTGATTAATCAACTAAAAGTAGCACTCAATGAACAG GAAGCAAAGTCGGAGCTTCTTCGTACTCAATTGCAA GTTGCTCGAGCAGAGGCTGAACATGCCATGCAACTGAGAAAACGACTTGATGGTGCTACTATCACAAATGGTGCAGGATCTAGTTCTAGTCCACCCATTATTATGTTTCCATCAGAGGAAACAACTGCTATGATATCTTCACAGTTTCAGACAGTGCAACCGGCAACCTCACTTCCCAGCATGACCAGTGCTACAGATGATGATCCCAAGATAACAGCAGCAGCTATGGCAGATAAGCTTGCATCATTGTCATCTCGTGAGCAAGTGCTGTCCTCCATTTTATCATCCCTTGCTGCTGAACAAGCTGCTTCCCTAAATGGCGGTTCTCCTTCTGGAGAACTCTCAGCAGAGCCTCCAGGCTTTGAGAGGCCAAAGAGACCTAGACTTGAACAGGAGGCTGGTGATATGGGTGCTCCCCCTTTCTTTGCACAAATATCACAGATGCAACAACAGATGGGAGCAGCACCTACTTCTCTTGGAAGCACACAGGCCCCAGTACAGGCAAACCAAGCACCAGGTTCTTTGTCATTTGCTCCACCTCCATTGcaacctatggtgtcgccacttaTGCAGCAATTTAGTCAAAATACTGGAGGTCCTGGAGGAATGTTTGGAATGATACCTTTTGGGATGATGGCGGGCTCTTTGCCCCCTCCGCTTCCAATGTTGCCGGCAGGTTTTGCAATGCCAAGTGGACCACCCCCTCCACCTCCTCTGCCACCAGTTCAGaaccaacagcagcagcagcaacaatcTCCACAGGCACCACAGCAATCTCCAACATCAGCCGGATTCTTCCCAACGTCAGGCACTGGGTTCTTCCCTCCAGTGCAGGTGCAGCAATCTCCATCCGTCCAACGGCAATGA